The following proteins are co-located in the Acidicapsa acidisoli genome:
- a CDS encoding S1C family serine protease, whose amino-acid sequence MRLRRIVLIVLLVGGFWYITAHLPEAVSRLNLLNASGSKSPLALTEAHAAPAYDSEELNNIAVYKKALPSVVNITSKSVSFNFFYGQVPQEGQGSGFILDHAGHVLTNFHVIADANRIEVKTSDKHTYKATIVGSDKIHDLALLQINAPNLQPVTLSDSSDLVVGQKVYAIGNPFGLNGTMTRGIISSIRTVKGPEGSPIEDAIQTDAAINPGNSGGPLLNSRGEVIGINTLIATGGAEQSSGIGFAIPINTAKAVLGDLTKFGRVRRPSLGIVSLAIGPDIAEQMGLPAASGVLVQKVVPGGSAERAGLHGGNEQAYLGNMLIMLGGDLIVAIDGREIGDTSDIATIMEKHQPGDEVSVTFYRGHRKMVARLILGDAREVNT is encoded by the coding sequence TATATTACGGCTCACCTTCCAGAAGCGGTTAGCCGACTGAATCTGCTGAATGCAAGCGGATCGAAGTCGCCATTGGCGCTCACCGAGGCCCATGCCGCGCCAGCCTACGATTCTGAGGAGCTGAATAATATCGCCGTCTACAAGAAGGCGCTGCCCTCGGTCGTGAATATCACGTCGAAGTCCGTGTCCTTCAATTTCTTCTACGGGCAGGTACCGCAGGAGGGGCAAGGTTCCGGTTTCATTCTGGATCACGCCGGACACGTACTGACCAATTTCCACGTAATCGCCGACGCCAACCGGATCGAAGTCAAAACCAGCGACAAGCACACCTACAAGGCAACGATTGTCGGCTCGGACAAGATTCATGACCTGGCGCTGTTGCAGATCAACGCGCCCAACCTGCAGCCGGTGACGCTGTCGGACTCCAGCGACCTCGTGGTAGGGCAAAAGGTCTACGCCATAGGAAACCCTTTTGGCCTGAACGGAACCATGACTCGCGGCATCATCAGCTCGATCCGCACAGTCAAAGGCCCCGAGGGTTCGCCGATTGAGGACGCCATCCAGACCGACGCGGCCATCAATCCCGGCAATTCCGGCGGTCCGCTGCTGAATTCGCGCGGCGAAGTGATCGGCATCAATACGCTCATCGCCACCGGCGGAGCGGAACAAAGCTCAGGCATTGGGTTCGCGATTCCCATCAACACGGCCAAGGCCGTTCTAGGCGATTTGACCAAGTTTGGCCGCGTCCGCCGGCCCTCCCTGGGCATTGTCTCCCTCGCCATCGGTCCGGATATCGCCGAGCAGATGGGGCTGCCGGCAGCCTCCGGTGTCCTGGTGCAGAAAGTCGTCCCCGGAGGCTCGGCGGAGCGCGCAGGCCTGCACGGCGGCAACGAGCAGGCGTATCTCGGCAACATGCTGATCATGCTGGGCGGCGATCTGATCGTAGCCATTGATGGCCGCGAGATCGGAGACACCTCTGACATCGCCACCATCATGGAAAAACATCAGCCCGGCGACGAAGTAAGCGTGACCTTCTACCGGGGCCACAGAAAGATGGTTGCCCGGCTTATTTTGGGAGATGCGCGGGAAGTGAACACCTAA